The Phoenix dactylifera cultivar Barhee BC4 chromosome 15, palm_55x_up_171113_PBpolish2nd_filt_p, whole genome shotgun sequence genome contains a region encoding:
- the LOC103707950 gene encoding uncharacterized protein LOC103707950, whose amino-acid sequence MVDRTRIHHRRFGVEAMSFATVATSAQNSSTVPRPDRLYPLPIRRNPVKILPFSKLTPSPALFSQARWFVFVQKRAAPCRKASRWQTGVLLSGGSVDESPQRDVPGQLSLNELLSVAEVLCIVPPAIYSIGCLVGSVLPGAAKPFQVSLGNKFFVCQYFLLVGALVIGSVIRWRQWRRLYRVNENGLNVDLVRRVEKVEQELQSSVTVVRVLSRQLEKLGIRFRVTRKALKEPINETAALAQKNSEATRALALQEDILERELGEIQKVLLAMQEQQEKQLELILAIGKAGRLLDSKRDSVSEQDGIGTSSSVPGKEEAKELELQSGRHGGNNDKP is encoded by the exons ATGGTAGATAGAACACGAATCCACCACCGGCGCTTCGGAGTAGAAGCGATGTCATTCGCCACTGTCGCTACATCTGCTCAAAATTCATCAACAGTTCCTCGTCCTGATCGGCTTTACCCGCTGCCCATTCGGAGGAATCCCGTAAAAATCCTTCCTTTCTCCAAATTAACCCCTTCTCCAGCTCTTTTCTCGCAGGCGAGGTGGTTCGTGTTCGTCCAGAAGAGAGCCGCCCCCTGCCGGAAGGCGTCTCGGTGGCAAACTGGTGTCTTGTTATCAG GTGGGAGTGTTGATGAGAGTCCACAGAGAGATGTGCCGGGCCAGCTGAGCTTGAATGAACTCCTTTCAGTCGCTGAAGTGCTCTGCATTGTCCCGCCTGCCATCTATTCGATCGGTTGTCTCGTTGGTTCGGTGCTCCCAGGAGCGGCCAAGCCATTTCAAGTGTCATTGGGGAACAAGTTTTTTGTCTGTCAGTATTTTCTCTTGGTCGGCGCCTTGGTGATTGGAAGTGTGATACGCTGGAGGCAGTGGCGGAGGCTGTATAGGGTGAATGAGAATGGGTTGAATGTTGATTTGGTACGAAGAGTCGAGAAGGTGGAGCAGGAGCTACAGAGCTCGGTCACGGTAGTTCGGGTGCTCTCAAGgcagcttgagaagcttgggaTTAGGTTCAGAGTCACAAGGAAGGCCTTGAAGGAGCCAATTAATGAA ACTGCTGCTTTGGCACAGAAGAACTCTGAGGCTACTCGAGCACTAGCACTGCAAGAAGACATTCTTGAAAGGGAGCTTGGTGAAATCCAGAAGGTCTTGTTGGCAATGCAG GAACAACAGGAAAAGCAACTTGAGTTGATCCTTGCAATTGGGAAAGCCGGGAGACTATTAGATAGCAAGCGAGACTCTGTATCGGAACAAGATGGCATTGGAACAAGTAGTTCAGTTCCAGGGAAGGAAGAAGCGAAAGAGCTGGAACTACAGTCAGGAAGACATGGAGGAAACAACGACAAACCCTAG
- the LOC103707949 gene encoding uncharacterized protein LOC103707949 isoform X2 — protein sequence MEALRKLERVQRMLSFMEARGLSFNDQGSDRFLAHFLLFLVQPCGTVSMEKRCNLISELLQKISAKILEEALFFVTGEDSQQIYIELPSQFYFENKIKFHQSEAEDIPMIGLDAMERANSTLEDFCRSYFMFHEMDVNKPQSIFKFLPVLSFTESYIYQLDTLNEKDLHLPSQDLISPKSRYDNLGCILKGVADQSVTNDLNEASRLDPFNLLVHLLQCQGLLTERIRTELRSGAEYWALERKLCRLLMGKKKVPLILIEDVMRAIHLKSFDYRVLNLLLYQLRGQEVNELHMEFLSVSEFLVEVSDDLYDYEDDVIDNSFNMLRMFVGLYGASAAPRMLAKCIAEAEEKMEQLSKCLHPELSLKYWRRCEEATMEGGATSGHAFGAWSIPPIIVDEESFRLQTVNKKPTIHTS from the exons ATGGAAGCTCTGCGGAAGCTTGAGAGGGTTCAGAGGATGCTGTCGTTCATGGAGGCTCGAGGGCTCTCTTTCAACGATCAGGGCTCCGACCGCTTCCTCGctcattttcttctcttcttg GTGCAACCATGCGGTACAGTTAGCATGGAGAAGAGGTGCAATCTGATATCTGAGCTTCTTCAGAAG ATCTCAGCTAAAATTCTGGAAGAAGCACTGTTCTTTGTCACTGGAGAAG ATAGCCAGCAGATTTATATTGAGCTCCCATCCCAGTTTTACtttgaaaacaaaataaaatttcatcAATCAGAAGCTGAAGATATACCTATGATTGGACTTGATGCAATGGAACGAGCAAATTCTACCCTGGAAGATTTT TGCAGGTCTTATTTCATGTTTCATGAAATGGATGTAAACAAACCACAGTCTATTTTTAAGTTCCTCCCTGTTCTTTCTTTTACAGAGAGCTACATATATCAG CTAGACACACTAAATGAAAAGGATTTGCATTTGCCATCCCAGGATTTAATTTCTCCAAAAAGCAGATATGATAATTTGGGTTGTATATTGAAGGGA GTTGCTGATCAAAGTGTGACCAATGATCTTAATGAAGCTTCCAGACTTGATCCATTCAATCTTCTTGTCCATCTTCTTCAATGCCAAGGGCTACTGACGGAGCG AATAAGAACTGAACTCAGATCAGGTGCTGAATATTGGGCTCTTGAGAGGAAGCTTTGTCGCTTGTTGATGGGAAAAAAGAAGGTGCCTCTG ATATTAATTGAAGATGTGATGAGAGCAATTCATCTCAAATCTTTTGATTATCGAGTATTGAATCTTTTGTTGTATCAATTACGAGGTCAAGAG GTCAATGAGTTGCATATGGAATTCCTATCAGTATCAGAATTCCTGGTTGAGGTATCAGATGACTT GTATGATTATGAG GATGATGTTATAGACAATAGCTTCAACATGTTGCGAATGTTTGTTGGGCTATATGGAGCTTCAGCAGCACCGAGAATGTTG GCAAAATGCATTGCCGAGGCTGAAGAGAAGATGGAGCAATTATCAAAGTGTTTGCATCCTGAACTATCATTGAAATACTGGAGAAGATGTGAAGAAGCTACAATGGAAG GAGGGGCAACTTCAGGGCATGCCTTCGGAGCATGGAGTATACCTCCTATAATTGTGGATGAGGAATCCTTTCGATTGCAAACTgtaaataagaaaccaaccatACATACTAGTTGA
- the LOC103707949 gene encoding uncharacterized protein LOC103707949 isoform X4: MEALRKLERVQRMLSFMEARGLSFNDQGSDRFLAHFLLFLVQPCGTVSMEKRCNLISELLQKQISAKILEEALFFVTGEDSQQIYIELPSQFYFENKIKFHQSEAEDIPMIGLDAMERANSTLEDFCRSYFMFHEMDVNKPQSIFKFLPVLSFTESYIYQLDTLNEKDLHLPSQDLISPKSRYDNLGCILKGVADQSVTNDLNEASRLDPFNLLVHLLQCQGLLTERIRTELRSGAEYWALERKLCRLLMGKKKVNELHMEFLSVSEFLVEVSDDLYDYEDDVIDNSFNMLRMFVGLYGASAAPRMLAKCIAEAEEKMEQLSKCLHPELSLKYWRRCEEATMEGGATSGHAFGAWSIPPIIVDEESFRLQTVNKKPTIHTS, encoded by the exons ATGGAAGCTCTGCGGAAGCTTGAGAGGGTTCAGAGGATGCTGTCGTTCATGGAGGCTCGAGGGCTCTCTTTCAACGATCAGGGCTCCGACCGCTTCCTCGctcattttcttctcttcttg GTGCAACCATGCGGTACAGTTAGCATGGAGAAGAGGTGCAATCTGATATCTGAGCTTCTTCAGAAG CAGATCTCAGCTAAAATTCTGGAAGAAGCACTGTTCTTTGTCACTGGAGAAG ATAGCCAGCAGATTTATATTGAGCTCCCATCCCAGTTTTACtttgaaaacaaaataaaatttcatcAATCAGAAGCTGAAGATATACCTATGATTGGACTTGATGCAATGGAACGAGCAAATTCTACCCTGGAAGATTTT TGCAGGTCTTATTTCATGTTTCATGAAATGGATGTAAACAAACCACAGTCTATTTTTAAGTTCCTCCCTGTTCTTTCTTTTACAGAGAGCTACATATATCAG CTAGACACACTAAATGAAAAGGATTTGCATTTGCCATCCCAGGATTTAATTTCTCCAAAAAGCAGATATGATAATTTGGGTTGTATATTGAAGGGA GTTGCTGATCAAAGTGTGACCAATGATCTTAATGAAGCTTCCAGACTTGATCCATTCAATCTTCTTGTCCATCTTCTTCAATGCCAAGGGCTACTGACGGAGCG AATAAGAACTGAACTCAGATCAGGTGCTGAATATTGGGCTCTTGAGAGGAAGCTTTGTCGCTTGTTGATGGGAAAAAAGAAG GTCAATGAGTTGCATATGGAATTCCTATCAGTATCAGAATTCCTGGTTGAGGTATCAGATGACTT GTATGATTATGAG GATGATGTTATAGACAATAGCTTCAACATGTTGCGAATGTTTGTTGGGCTATATGGAGCTTCAGCAGCACCGAGAATGTTG GCAAAATGCATTGCCGAGGCTGAAGAGAAGATGGAGCAATTATCAAAGTGTTTGCATCCTGAACTATCATTGAAATACTGGAGAAGATGTGAAGAAGCTACAATGGAAG GAGGGGCAACTTCAGGGCATGCCTTCGGAGCATGGAGTATACCTCCTATAATTGTGGATGAGGAATCCTTTCGATTGCAAACTgtaaataagaaaccaaccatACATACTAGTTGA
- the LOC103707949 gene encoding uncharacterized protein LOC103707949 isoform X3 produces the protein MEALRKLERVQRMLSFMEARGLSFNDQGSDRFLAHFLLFLVQPCGTVSMEKRCNLISELLQKQISAKILEEALFFVTGEDSQQIYIELPSQFYFENKIKFHQSEAEDIPMIGLDAMERANSTLEDFCRSYFMFHEMDVNKPQSIFKFLPVLSFTESYIYQLDTLNEKDLHLPSQDLISPKSRYDNLGCILKGVADQSVTNDLNEASRLDPFNLLVHLLQCQGLLTERIRTELRSGAEYWALERKLCRLLMGKKKILIEDVMRAIHLKSFDYRVLNLLLYQLRGQEVNELHMEFLSVSEFLVEVSDDLYDYEDDVIDNSFNMLRMFVGLYGASAAPRMLAKCIAEAEEKMEQLSKCLHPELSLKYWRRCEEATMEGGATSGHAFGAWSIPPIIVDEESFRLQTVNKKPTIHTS, from the exons ATGGAAGCTCTGCGGAAGCTTGAGAGGGTTCAGAGGATGCTGTCGTTCATGGAGGCTCGAGGGCTCTCTTTCAACGATCAGGGCTCCGACCGCTTCCTCGctcattttcttctcttcttg GTGCAACCATGCGGTACAGTTAGCATGGAGAAGAGGTGCAATCTGATATCTGAGCTTCTTCAGAAG CAGATCTCAGCTAAAATTCTGGAAGAAGCACTGTTCTTTGTCACTGGAGAAG ATAGCCAGCAGATTTATATTGAGCTCCCATCCCAGTTTTACtttgaaaacaaaataaaatttcatcAATCAGAAGCTGAAGATATACCTATGATTGGACTTGATGCAATGGAACGAGCAAATTCTACCCTGGAAGATTTT TGCAGGTCTTATTTCATGTTTCATGAAATGGATGTAAACAAACCACAGTCTATTTTTAAGTTCCTCCCTGTTCTTTCTTTTACAGAGAGCTACATATATCAG CTAGACACACTAAATGAAAAGGATTTGCATTTGCCATCCCAGGATTTAATTTCTCCAAAAAGCAGATATGATAATTTGGGTTGTATATTGAAGGGA GTTGCTGATCAAAGTGTGACCAATGATCTTAATGAAGCTTCCAGACTTGATCCATTCAATCTTCTTGTCCATCTTCTTCAATGCCAAGGGCTACTGACGGAGCG AATAAGAACTGAACTCAGATCAGGTGCTGAATATTGGGCTCTTGAGAGGAAGCTTTGTCGCTTGTTGATGGGAAAAAAGAAG ATATTAATTGAAGATGTGATGAGAGCAATTCATCTCAAATCTTTTGATTATCGAGTATTGAATCTTTTGTTGTATCAATTACGAGGTCAAGAG GTCAATGAGTTGCATATGGAATTCCTATCAGTATCAGAATTCCTGGTTGAGGTATCAGATGACTT GTATGATTATGAG GATGATGTTATAGACAATAGCTTCAACATGTTGCGAATGTTTGTTGGGCTATATGGAGCTTCAGCAGCACCGAGAATGTTG GCAAAATGCATTGCCGAGGCTGAAGAGAAGATGGAGCAATTATCAAAGTGTTTGCATCCTGAACTATCATTGAAATACTGGAGAAGATGTGAAGAAGCTACAATGGAAG GAGGGGCAACTTCAGGGCATGCCTTCGGAGCATGGAGTATACCTCCTATAATTGTGGATGAGGAATCCTTTCGATTGCAAACTgtaaataagaaaccaaccatACATACTAGTTGA
- the LOC103707949 gene encoding uncharacterized protein LOC103707949 isoform X1, which produces MEALRKLERVQRMLSFMEARGLSFNDQGSDRFLAHFLLFLVQPCGTVSMEKRCNLISELLQKQISAKILEEALFFVTGEDSQQIYIELPSQFYFENKIKFHQSEAEDIPMIGLDAMERANSTLEDFCRSYFMFHEMDVNKPQSIFKFLPVLSFTESYIYQLDTLNEKDLHLPSQDLISPKSRYDNLGCILKGVADQSVTNDLNEASRLDPFNLLVHLLQCQGLLTERIRTELRSGAEYWALERKLCRLLMGKKKVPLILIEDVMRAIHLKSFDYRVLNLLLYQLRGQEVNELHMEFLSVSEFLVEVSDDLYDYEDDVIDNSFNMLRMFVGLYGASAAPRMLAKCIAEAEEKMEQLSKCLHPELSLKYWRRCEEATMEGGATSGHAFGAWSIPPIIVDEESFRLQTVNKKPTIHTS; this is translated from the exons ATGGAAGCTCTGCGGAAGCTTGAGAGGGTTCAGAGGATGCTGTCGTTCATGGAGGCTCGAGGGCTCTCTTTCAACGATCAGGGCTCCGACCGCTTCCTCGctcattttcttctcttcttg GTGCAACCATGCGGTACAGTTAGCATGGAGAAGAGGTGCAATCTGATATCTGAGCTTCTTCAGAAG CAGATCTCAGCTAAAATTCTGGAAGAAGCACTGTTCTTTGTCACTGGAGAAG ATAGCCAGCAGATTTATATTGAGCTCCCATCCCAGTTTTACtttgaaaacaaaataaaatttcatcAATCAGAAGCTGAAGATATACCTATGATTGGACTTGATGCAATGGAACGAGCAAATTCTACCCTGGAAGATTTT TGCAGGTCTTATTTCATGTTTCATGAAATGGATGTAAACAAACCACAGTCTATTTTTAAGTTCCTCCCTGTTCTTTCTTTTACAGAGAGCTACATATATCAG CTAGACACACTAAATGAAAAGGATTTGCATTTGCCATCCCAGGATTTAATTTCTCCAAAAAGCAGATATGATAATTTGGGTTGTATATTGAAGGGA GTTGCTGATCAAAGTGTGACCAATGATCTTAATGAAGCTTCCAGACTTGATCCATTCAATCTTCTTGTCCATCTTCTTCAATGCCAAGGGCTACTGACGGAGCG AATAAGAACTGAACTCAGATCAGGTGCTGAATATTGGGCTCTTGAGAGGAAGCTTTGTCGCTTGTTGATGGGAAAAAAGAAGGTGCCTCTG ATATTAATTGAAGATGTGATGAGAGCAATTCATCTCAAATCTTTTGATTATCGAGTATTGAATCTTTTGTTGTATCAATTACGAGGTCAAGAG GTCAATGAGTTGCATATGGAATTCCTATCAGTATCAGAATTCCTGGTTGAGGTATCAGATGACTT GTATGATTATGAG GATGATGTTATAGACAATAGCTTCAACATGTTGCGAATGTTTGTTGGGCTATATGGAGCTTCAGCAGCACCGAGAATGTTG GCAAAATGCATTGCCGAGGCTGAAGAGAAGATGGAGCAATTATCAAAGTGTTTGCATCCTGAACTATCATTGAAATACTGGAGAAGATGTGAAGAAGCTACAATGGAAG GAGGGGCAACTTCAGGGCATGCCTTCGGAGCATGGAGTATACCTCCTATAATTGTGGATGAGGAATCCTTTCGATTGCAAACTgtaaataagaaaccaaccatACATACTAGTTGA
- the LOC103707947 gene encoding F-box protein FBW2-like: MGECSEFRGWDELIPDALGLIFRNLSLQEILTVVPRVCKAWHRAASGPYCWQEIDILEWSQRCKPEHLERMLQMLIARSCDSFRRLSVSGLPSDSLFSFIADHAGSLQTLELPRSEISDSIVEHVAPRLSNVTFLDVSYCKKIGACTLEAFGKHCKALVGLRRRMHPLEAADKACQDDEAHAIACTMPKLRHLEMAYHLLTTRGVLEILSQCRDLEYLDVRGCWDVKLDDKFLKERHSSLKVLGPHIVDCYERTFWDDECSDYSDSSVYSWDFMEDGVDVYEGESDHDNFWDDEQDLAGLVVRFYGGGLNFAFAGFDWPPSP, translated from the exons ATGGGGGAGTGCAGTGAATTCAGGGGATGGGACGAGCTGATTCCTGATGCTCTGGGCTTGATCTTTCGAAACCTTTCGCTTCAGGAGATCCTCACCGTGGTCCCCAGGGTCTGCAAGGCTTGGCACCGGGCGGCCTCCGGGCCTTACTGCTGGCAAGAGATCGACATCTTGGAATGGAGCCAGCGCTGCAAGCCGGAGCATTTGGAACGAATGCTTCAGATGCTCATTGCCCGGAGCTGTGACTCCTTCCGCCGGCTCAGTGTCTCTGGACTCCCCAGTGATTCCCTCTTTTCCTTCATTGCAGACCA TGCTGGTTCCCTTCAGACCTTAGAGCTGCCAAGGAGTGAAATAAGTGACTCCATTGTTGAACATGTTGCACCAAGACTGTCGAACGTCACTTTCTTGGATGTGAGCTACTGTAAAAAGATTGGTGCTTGTACCCTTGAGGCATTTGGCAAGCACTGCAAGGCCCTTGTGGGCCTCCGCAGGAGGATGCACCCACTGGAGGCGGCGGACAAGGCCTGCCAAGATGATGAGGCCCATGCCATAGCTTGTACCATGCCTAAGCTTCGCCATCTCGAGATGGCCTACCACCTCCTTACAACCCGCGGGGTCCTCGAGATCCTCTCGCAGTGCAGGGATCTCGAGTACCTCGATGTGAGGGGCTGTTGGGATGTGAAGCTTGATGACAAGTTCCTGAAGGAGAGGCATTCTAGTTTGAAGGTGTTGGGACCTCATATTGTGGACTGCTACGAGAGGACCTTCTGGGATGATGAGTGCTCAGATTACTCGGATTCCTCCGTGTACTCGTGGGATTTCATGGAGGACGGGGTTGATGTCTACGAAGGGGAGAGCGATCACGATAACTTTTGGGATGATGAGCAAGATCTGGCAGGGTTGGTAGTTAGGTTCTATGGTGGTGGACTAAATTTTGCCTTTGCTGGATTTGATTGGCCTCCATCTCCATGA